In Bacillus sp. (in: firmicutes), the sequence TGAAGCACCTAAAAATGAGAGTACAGATCTTATGCTTCTCAATGAAAGTAGTAATAATGGATTAAGCGCTGTGTTTGCCGAAGATTATGAAGCCATTAATGAAACATCATCTTCTTATGTTAAGGATCTTGTCGTTAGAACCTTTTCACCTTTACCAGCAGTGCAAGCAGATGTTGATTTAGAAACGGAAATCGCGAACTATAATACGTATCTTGAGTTCTATAAAAATGCAAAGGACGAATTTGTTAAAACTGTTAAACCACTTGTTGAAAAAATATTAGGGGTAAAAATGTTCTTTGATCAATATGCAACAAAAAATAAAGGAATGCAGCCAACACTCCTTATCACTAACACGAAGCTTGATATGCTAGTAAAAAGTAATAACTTGCCAAGATTAGTGACATATCTCAACACAGTAAACTCCAAAAATGAGTTTTCAGATACGATTTGGTTTGGCATTGTACCTTCTATTGAACTTGAAACAACTGGAAAGCTTAAGGTAAGCAGGGAACGTTTTAAGGGGAATGAAAAGGTTACAAAGCAAGATGGAAATACAATGGAATCTCTAACAATGCTACTTGATGCTGTAAAGGACTATAAAGTACAAATATTTTTTAGTTTTATGGCTGTCGAAGAAACAACTTTTAACAGTGTGGCTACAGCAGGAATTGATAAATTTATTGATAAATGCGCATCATTACTTAGAAAAGAATATAGTGAATTCGCTATACCTTGTATTCCGAATTTCACAATTATTCCGAAGGATAAATCCGGTGTAGTTATTGATAGCAGAATGCTAAAAACAGAGGCTGGCGGTGTACAGCTCTCTAAGGAAAAGGAAGATATTTTAAAGTTATGGATAGAAGGTGTATATGTTGGTGCGAGCTATGTAGCAGCAGGTCTTGTTGCTGCCTATCAGTGCCCTGACTATTTAAAAGAATCATTCCGAAGCGTGAAAAAGGATTATCCAGGAGTTCGTTTCGATATAGAAGCAGAGGATCATTCATTAAGAACAGTTACAACAATGGCTAAAGAGATATCTGGATTTACGAATAATATTAAAGATGCTATCAATAGAAGAAATTTTGGATTTGTCTTTTCTTCAGAAAATGCTCAATTGCAAGGAAAAGATATTAAAAGAATTACAGTTTATAAGGCGCGAAGCCTAGCTATGGAAGAAGATGGGTTTGATTCTATTTACAAAACACTTGTAAGTACATATATTGAGAGAATTCTTAGGTTCCAAACAGGTGATTTTAAATATGATAACATTGTCAAATTTTTCAGTAATAATCCAAATAGTCAAAAGAGTCAATGGCTTGTTGGCAAAGGCTATGTAAATTCAATTATTCAGGATGGAGATGACATAGGCTATATCATCGATGATAAGACCAACTTGTGTCAAATTGATCTAGTGTTCAACGGAAATGTAAAGAACCTAGAGGTTATGATTACGAAAGGAACAACTGCAGTAAAGGCATAAGAAAAGTTTTGTTGCACTTATTTAGGTGTGTTTGGGGTTTGTTTTCAAAACGACCTTTAACATATGCCTCGAAGATATAAAAAATTTTCGAGAGAAAAAATATTAATTAGTAGGAGGTTTTATTTATGGGTTTTATTTTGAAAGTAGAGGGGCCAGAAACAATTGAATTGGGGTTGGACAGTATCATGACGGTGGTGTATGAGACTGATACTCCAAATGATTCCAACGCTAGATCAACGGATGTAGGATCAACACTTAAGGTTACAGGGAAAATCCTTACAGCAACTGATGGGGATAATGCCGATGATACGATGAAGCTTGGATTGTGGTCTTTAGTTCCAGCTGAAAAAGCGCATTGCTATCGTAAAGTTACGCTGGAAGTCATTTCAGCAGACCAAGTTGTTAGAAAAATTCATTTCCCTAATGCATTTGTCGTTGATTATGTTGAAAGATTTGGCGACACAGAAGGAGTAGGCGAATTTATGCTTTTCATTAAGCAGAAGAAGGATAAAACAGATTTAGCTCAAATCGAAGGCGGCTATGCTGTTTAGCTTGTACATTTGATTTTATAGTTATGAAAATATAAGGGACTAGACAGTCCCTTATATATTTATATGCCATAATTATAGGGATGAAGAAAATGGAAAATTATTATGAAATCTTAGGTGTTGCTAGAGATGCCACGCAACAAGATATAAAAAAAGCATACAGGCAACTGGCAAAAAAGCACCATCCAGATTTAAACAAAGGAAGCAGTGAATCTGAAAAAATATTTAAAAAGGTATATGAAGCTTATCAGATTTTAAGTGACACGACATCTAGAGAGGCATATGATGCCCGCTTAAATACACAAAATGAGAACACTACTCACACAAATAACACTTTTGAGAAAAAGAGGGAGCATCAAGTAAACTATCAGGAATTTGATATAAGAAACATGGAAAAAAACTTTGAAAATTTCTTTGGCTTTAACCCGAAAACAAAAAAAATGTCTCCTAAAATGGAGAATAAAAAGGATAATAACCCTGTTGACACCTCAGCAATCTTTGAAAGTTTTTTTAATGTAAGAAAAAAATGACTGGCAAGGAGGAGGAGATATGGTGAATAGGAATGAAAATCAAGTTTGGATTACCATCATAGATTTACTGATTGTAATAGTTGGAATCTTTACACTTATATATGTATATGGACTAAATACTAACTTCCATTTAAAGGTTATTGTGAGCATTCTGTTAGGTATGATTTTAGTAGGTTTTGTAATAAAAAAATATGAATCCGAAGAACGCCAAGAAGTAGCAGACACAGTAATATCGAAGTTTGTTTTAATAGATGAAGCTGGGGTAGCAATAAGAGAATGGTTTATAAATGGGGAGACATCGTTTCTAATTGGCAAAAATTCAAGCCACATCGAAGTGGATATTGATTTGTCTGCTACAGAATATTCATCACTAATCAATTACGAACACGCTGTGTTAAACCGTGTTTCCGAAAATTGGTTTATTGAGGATATTGACGAGATACATAGTGTAGGGATAAAAAAAGCGAATAGGCATACCAAGAGCAAGCTTAATCAAGGGCACCCCTATCAGATTAATGTAGGGGATACAATCTATATAGCAAACGCTAGGATAGTAGTGAGGTAACAGCAGATTCTTAACAAAATAATAAACGGAGGATTGAAAAAATGAGTTTGTCAAGATGTATAAATGGGCATATGTTTAGTGCAAGAAGATATGGGAACGCTTGTCCATATTGTAATGTAATTGTTGAAGAAAGCCCGAAAATTAAAAATCAGCCAGTTTCAAGTGCAGGAGAAGTAGACAAGACAATGCCATACTTGGGGGAAACGGAAGGAATTGAACCAGTAACTGGTTGGTTAGTATGTATAGAAGGGCCTCAAATGGGGCAGGATTACAGAATTATGGCAGAAAAAAATTTCATTGGAAGATCAGAAGATATGCATATACGGATTATTGGCGATAATTCGATTTCGAGACGAAACCATGCAGTCATTGTATACGACCCAAAGAAACGAAATTTTTTTCTGTTGCCAGGAGATGCATCTGGTCTTGCCTACCATAATAATGAAGCCGTTTATTCACCGACTGAACTATCAGCCTATGATGTCATTCAACTAGGCAGAAGCATATTCATTTTTATTCCATTATGTGGCATTCATTTTGAATGGGAACAAGATCAGGACAAGGAATGAAAATTATGATGTATGAACAAGGGATAAGTCCTTATATTATTGTGCTGATCTGTATCTTTATCCTTTTGGTTTTACTGTATAGTAGGCATATTCTTTTAAATAAAAATAAAAAAGTGGAAATTGAGATTGGGAATGGTCAAACAATCGGAACACGTGAAGAGCAGGATGATTCCTTTTCAACAATGACAACAGCAAGTGGTACGATAGCTGTTCTAGCTGATGGGATTAGTGGGCTTTCAAATGGGAAAATGGCTAGTATGATTGCAGTTCAAACATTTATAAATGAATTTTCGAACATAACATCGACCGAAAATATGCGAGATTTCTTCACAAAAGCGGCACAACTAAGTAATCGTGAAATTATGTATAACC encodes:
- a CDS encoding transcriptional regulator, with translation MDIISQTNRTMLYEEINPEKLDILTLVGDVKGIDSLSDEKIKEINEYLLVKSFDEFLDKFSPTVYSFYNAANQKVMYTLKKPEGIQEDCISEIVIDQHNDFLKMLFTLIDTKRSQGITNVDFKFENLLDMISPKKVMDDIRQVRKEIHYLYGEYEKLDDGDPKKLDQGDKLNMLFEDASRNYNNVMAMLPLAIEDIKTRLLLGATQEDNESEKLQIGTLTIGEKGELKIIEAPKNESTDLMLLNESSNNGLSAVFAEDYEAINETSSSYVKDLVVRTFSPLPAVQADVDLETEIANYNTYLEFYKNAKDEFVKTVKPLVEKILGVKMFFDQYATKNKGMQPTLLITNTKLDMLVKSNNLPRLVTYLNTVNSKNEFSDTIWFGIVPSIELETTGKLKVSRERFKGNEKVTKQDGNTMESLTMLLDAVKDYKVQIFFSFMAVEETTFNSVATAGIDKFIDKCASLLRKEYSEFAIPCIPNFTIIPKDKSGVVIDSRMLKTEAGGVQLSKEKEDILKLWIEGVYVGASYVAAGLVAAYQCPDYLKESFRSVKKDYPGVRFDIEAEDHSLRTVTTMAKEISGFTNNIKDAINRRNFGFVFSSENAQLQGKDIKRITVYKARSLAMEEDGFDSIYKTLVSTYIERILRFQTGDFKYDNIVKFFSNNPNSQKSQWLVGKGYVNSIIQDGDDIGYIIDDKTNLCQIDLVFNGNVKNLEVMITKGTTAVKA
- a CDS encoding membrane-associated protease 1 — encoded protein: MGFILKVEGPETIELGLDSIMTVVYETDTPNDSNARSTDVGSTLKVTGKILTATDGDNADDTMKLGLWSLVPAEKAHCYRKVTLEVISADQVVRKIHFPNAFVVDYVERFGDTEGVGEFMLFIKQKKDKTDLAQIEGGYAV
- a CDS encoding J domain-containing protein, with protein sequence MENYYEILGVARDATQQDIKKAYRQLAKKHHPDLNKGSSESEKIFKKVYEAYQILSDTTSREAYDARLNTQNENTTHTNNTFEKKREHQVNYQEFDIRNMEKNFENFFGFNPKTKKMSPKMENKKDNNPVDTSAIFESFFNVRKK
- a CDS encoding FHA domain-containing protein, encoding MVNRNENQVWITIIDLLIVIVGIFTLIYVYGLNTNFHLKVIVSILLGMILVGFVIKKYESEERQEVADTVISKFVLIDEAGVAIREWFINGETSFLIGKNSSHIEVDIDLSATEYSSLINYEHAVLNRVSENWFIEDIDEIHSVGIKKANRHTKSKLNQGHPYQINVGDTIYIANARIVVR
- a CDS encoding FHA domain-containing protein, with protein sequence MSLSRCINGHMFSARRYGNACPYCNVIVEESPKIKNQPVSSAGEVDKTMPYLGETEGIEPVTGWLVCIEGPQMGQDYRIMAEKNFIGRSEDMHIRIIGDNSISRRNHAVIVYDPKKRNFFLLPGDASGLAYHNNEAVYSPTELSAYDVIQLGRSIFIFIPLCGIHFEWEQDQDKE